The following are encoded together in the Panicum virgatum strain AP13 chromosome 6K, P.virgatum_v5, whole genome shotgun sequence genome:
- the LOC120712735 gene encoding LRR receptor-like serine/threonine-protein kinase RGI3: MPPRLRAATAAARLLLALALVACLSPALLAPCHGVNEQGQALLRWKGSMTTNAARGGGALDSWRAADATPCRWSGVSCGPRGDVVSLSIKSADLGGALPAPADLRPLAPSLTTLVLSGTNLTGAIPRELGDLAELTTLDLSKNQLSGAIPAELCRLGKLQTLALNTNSLRGAIPSDIGNLTSLTSLTLYDNELSGAIPASIGNLKKLQVLRAGGNRAFKGPLPPEIGGCTDLTMLGLAETGMSGSLPETIGQLRKIQTIAIYTAMLTGPIPASISNCTELTSLYLYQNSLSGPIPSELGRLRKLQTVLLWQNQLVGTIPPEIAGCKELVLIDLSLNSLTGPIPSSFGTLPNLQQLQLSTNKLTGAIPPELSNCTSLTDIEVDNNELSGEIGLDFPRLRNLTLFYAWQNRLTGPVPASLSQCEGLQSLDLSYNNLTGAVPRELFALQNLTKLLLLDNDLSGFIPPEIGNCTNLYRLRLNNNRLSGAIPAEIGRLKNLNFLDLGGNRLVRPLPAALSGCDNLEFMDLHSNALSGALPDELPRSLQFVDISDNKLTGLLGPGIGLLPELTKLNLGRNRISGAIPPELGSCEKLQLLDLGDNALSGGIPPELGKLPSLEISLNLSCNRLSGEIPSQLGDLDKLGSLDMSYNQLSGSLAPLARLENLVVLNISYNAFSGDLPDTPFFQKLPLSDIAGNHLLVVGAGADAEASRHAALSALKLAMTILAVVSAFLLLAATYVLTRSRRRDGAIHGADEAWEVTLYQKLDFSVDEVVRALTSANVVGTGSSGVVYRVGLPGGDSLAVKKMWSSDEAGAFRNEILALGSIRHRNIVRLLGWGANRSTKLLFYAYLPNGSLSGFLHRGGVKGAADWGARYDIALGVAHAVAYLHHDCLPAILHGDIKAMNVLLGPRNEPYLADFGLARVLSGAVASGSAKVDSSKPTRIAGSYGYIAPEYASMQRITEKSDVYSFGVVVLEILTGRHPLDPTLPGGAHLVQWVREHLQAKRGAAELLDPRLRGKPEAQVQEMLQVFAVAMLCVAHRADDRPAMKDVVALLKEVRRPAGGGEEGKEQPACNSAATPAPAAAPPAVQAQRSPARSPLPPKGGSSSCSFAMSDYSS; the protein is encoded by the exons ATGCCGCCACGCctgcgcgccgccaccgccgcagcgaggctcctcctcgccctcgcgcTCGTCGCGTGCCTCTCCCCGGCGCTGCTCGCGCCGTGCCACGGCGTCAACGAGCAAGGCCAGGCGCTGCTGCGATGGAAGGGGTCCATGACCACgaacgcggcgcgcggcggcggcgcgctggacTCGTGGCGGGCCGCCGACGCGACGCCGTGCCGGTGGTCCGGCGTGTCGTGCGGCCCGCGCGGCGACGTCGTGTCGCTGAGCATCAAGTCGGCCGACCTCGGCGGggcgctgccggcgccggcggacctCCGGCCGCTGGCGCCCTCGCTCACGACGCTGGTGCTCTCCGGCACCAACCTCACCGGCGCGATCCCCAGGGAGCTCGGCGACCTCGCCGAGCTGACCACGCTTGACCTCAGCAAGAACCAGCTGTCCGGCGCCATTCCGGCCGAGCTGTGCCGGCTCGGGAAGCTCCAGACGCTGGCGCTCAACACCAACTCGCTGCGCGGCGCCATCCCCAGCGACATTGGCAACCTCACCAGCCTCACCTCCCTCACGCTCTACGACAACGAGCTCAGCGGCGCGATCCCGGCGAGCATCGGCAACCTTAAGAAGCTGCAGGTGCTGCGCGCCGGCGGGAACCGGGCGTTCAAGGGCCCGCTGCCGCCGGAGATCGGCGGGTGCACCGACCTCACCATGCTCGGCCTCGCCGAGACCGGCATGTCCGGGAGCCTCCCGGAGACGATCGGCCAGCTCAGGAAGATCCAGACGATCGCCATCTACACCGCGATGCTCACCGGCCCGATCCCGGCGAGCATCAGCAACTGCACCGAGCTCACCAGCCTCTACCTCTACCAGAACTCCCTCTCCGGCCCCATCCCGTCGGAGCTCGGCCGGCTCCGCAAGCTCCAGACGGTGCTCCTATGGCAGAACCAGCTCGTCGGCACGATCCCGCCGGAGATCGCCGGCTGCAAGGAGCTCGTGCTCATCGACCTGTCGCTGAACTCGCTCACGGGCCCCATCCCGAGCAGCTTCGGCACGCTGCCGAACCTGCAGCAGCTCCAGCTCAGCACGAACAAGCTCACCGGCGCCATCCCGCCGGAGCTCTCCAACTGCACGTCGCTGACCGACATCGAGGTGGACAACAACGAGCTCTCCGGCGAGATCGGCCTCGACTTCCCGCGGCTGCGCAACCTGACCCTGTTCTACGCGTGGCAGAATCGGCTGACCGGCCCCGTGCCGGCGAGCCTGTCCCAGTGCGAGGGCTTGCAGTCGCTGGACCTCTCGTACAACAACCTCACCGGCGCCGTCCCGAGGGAGCTCTTCGCGCTGCAGAACCTGACCAAGCTGCTGCTCCTCGACAACGACCTCTCCGGCTTCATCCCGCCGGAGATCGGCAACTGCACCAACCTCTACCGGCTCCGGCTCAACAACAACCGGCTGTCGGGGGCGATACCCGCGGAGATCGGCAGGTTGAAGAACCTCAATTTCCTCGACCTGGGCGGCAACCGCCTCGTCCGCCCGTTGCCGGCGGCGCTGTCCGGCTGCGACAACCTGGAATTCATGGACCTCCACTCGAACGCCCTGTCCGGCGCGCTGCCGGACGAGCTGCCCCGCAGTCTCCAGTTCGTCGACATCTCCGACAACAAGCTCACCGGGCTGCTGGGCCCCGGCATTGGGCTGTTGCCGGAGCTGACGAAGCTTAACTTGGGGAGGAACCGGATCTCCGGCGCCATTCCGCCGGAGCTCGGTTCCTGCGAGAAGCTCCAGCTGCTGGACCTCGGCGACAACGCGCTCTCCGGCGGCATCCCGCCGGAGCTCGGGAAGCTCCCGTCTCTCGAGATTTCACTTAACCTCAGCTGCAACCGGCTCTCCGGGGAGATCCCGTCGCAGTTGGGCGATCTCGACAAGCTCGGCAGCCTCGACATGTCGTACAACCAGCTCTCCGGCAGCCTTGCGCCGCTCGCGAGGCTCGAGAACCTCGTCGTGCTCAACATCTCCTACAACGCGTtctccggcgacctcccggacaCGCCCTTCTTCCAGAAGCTTCCGCTCAGCGACATCGCGGGCAACCACCTGCTCGTcgtgggcgccggcgccgacgccgaggcGTCCCGGCACGCGGCCCTCTCGGCGCTGAAGCTCGCCATGACGATCCTGGCCGTGGTGAGCGCGTTCCTCCTCCTAGCGGCGACCTACGTGCTcacccgctcgcgccgccgcgacggcgccATCCACGGCGCCGACGAGGCGTGGGAGGTGACCCTGTACCAGAAGCTGGACTTCTCCGTGGACGAGGTGGTGCGCGCGCTGACGTCAGCGAACGTGGTCGGCACGGGCAGCTCCGGCGTGGTGTACCGCGTGGGGCTCCCTGGCGGCGACTCGCTGGCGGTTAAGAAGATGTGGTCCTCCGACGAGGCCGGCGCGTTCCGCAACGAGATCTTGGCGCTGGGCTCCATCCGCCACCGCAACATCGTGCGGCTGCTGGGGTGGGGCGCCAACCGGAGCACCAAGCTGCTGTTCTACGCGTACCTCCCCAACGGCAGCCTGAGCGGGTTCCTCCACCGCGGCGGCGTCAAGGGCGCCGCCGACTGGGGCGCGCGCTACGACATCGCGCTCGGCGTCGCGCACGCCGTCGCGTACCTCCACCACGACTGCCTGCCGGCCATCCTGCACGGCGACATCAAGGCCATGAACGTCCTGCTCGGCCCCCGGAACGAGCCCTACCTCGCTGACTTCGGCCTCGCCCGCGTCCTCTCCGGCGCCGTCGCCTCCGGCTCCGCCAAGGTCGACTCCTCCAAGCCGACCCGCATCGCCGGCTCCTACGGCTACATCGCGCCAG AGTACGCGTCCATGCAGAGGATCACGGAGAAGAgcgacgtgtacagcttcggcGTGGTGGTGCTGGAGATCCTGACGGGGAGGCACCCGCTGGACCCGACGCTGCCGGGCGGCGCGCACCTGGTGCAGTGGGTGCGGGAGCACTTGCAGGCcaagcgcggcgcggcggagctcctggaCCCGCGGCTGCGCGGCAAGCCGGAGGCGCAGGTGCAGGAGATGCTGCAGGTGTTCGCGGTGGCCATGCTCTGCGTCGCGCACCGCGCCGACGACCGGCCGGCGATGAAGGACGTCGTGGCGCTGCTCAAGGAGGTCCGGCGGCCCGCCGggggcggggaggaggggaaggagCAGCCGGCGTGCAACTCCGCGGCCACCCCCGCCCCCgctgcggcgccgccggccgtgcaGGCGCAGCGGTCACCGGCCCGGAGCCCGCTGCCGCCAAAGGGCGGCTCGTCCAGCTGCTCGTTCGCCATGTCCGACTACTCTAGCTGA